One part of the Drosophila santomea strain STO CAGO 1482 unplaced genomic scaffold, Prin_Dsan_1.1 Segkk79_quiver_pilon_misjoin1_scaf, whole genome shotgun sequence genome encodes these proteins:
- the LOC120457703 gene encoding protein MCM10 homolog, with protein MGPPQKSETDVNIDDEEEILALEKLLGAAEDEIPKSAESEKSKPAAPILGHALPKLREDISFANAFTFEKIVKPAKQEKANISKETELDSSDDEEVKNFLERKYNEYGSDINKRLKQQRENAYECKVAREVDQELKKTTQVVTSTPQPLKIPHHPIKRQSTVSSTFQRPPPAAAAVASACQPNAPVSAVYTDPVFGLRMINPLVSSSLLQERMAGRKPVPFSGVAHHIERGDLAKDWVIAGALVSKNPVKNTKKGDPYSTWKLSDLRGEVKTISLFLFKEAHKSLWKTAEGLCLAVLNPTIFEKRAGSSDVACLSIDSSQKVMILGQSKDLGTCRATKKNGDKCTSVVNLTDCDYCIFHVKQEYGKMSRRSELQSATAGRGINELRNKVLGKNEVFYGGQTFTAVPARKSAKLIAKERDRLSMLAGYDVSPFAHTANHASKPRTAEPIKIPYADRGGPVSRLAGGVEASRKQRVQDLERLRLLKEENERFKNEEQAEGHVLGSEKKEYEAATPDVSMPTTPVPEKFKNRGFSFDASLTPKLSGIENFSFEINVGSRQANNAKLKAAALLKKKPLEKINPNSTRGSESGKRRAIDELNEKFSSSAKRKKMEEDDREMMRKSRIEKIMAATSSHSNLVEMREREAQEEYFNKLERKEAMEEKMLGTYKMPCKAVICQVCKYTAFSASDRCKEQKHPLKVVDAEKRFFQCKDCGNRTTTVFKLPKQSCKNCKGSRWERTAMIREKKVLTGRETLSVRGDEETFMGSLAGNANLNLLVADDE; from the exons ATGGGTCCTCCACAGAAATCCGAGACAGATGTTAACATCGACGATGAGGAGGAAATACTGGCGCTGGAAAAACTGCTGGGCGCAGCAGAAGACGAAATTCCAAAATCTGCAGAATCAGAAAAATCGAAACCCGCCGCGCCTATTTTGGGTCATGCGTTGCCAAAACTACGAGAAGACATCAGTTTTGCTAATGCCTTCACCTTCGAGAAGATCGTGAAACCCGCAAAGCAAGAGAAAGCTAATATTAGTAAGGAAACAGAGCTGGACTCCTCCGACGACGAGGAGGTAAAGAACTTCTTAGAACGCAAGTACAATGAGTACGGAAGTGATATAAACAAGAGACTGAAGCAGCAGCGGGAGAACGCCTATGAGTGCAAGGTGGCCAGAGAAGTGGATCAGGAGCTTAAAAAGACTACCCAGGTGGTTACATCCACGCCGCAACCCCTGAAAATTCCGCACCATCCCATTAAACGCCAGTCGACCGTGAGCAGCACGTTTCAACGACCTCCGCCAGCCGCTGCCGCCGTGGCATCCGCATGCCAGCCAAATGCTCCCGTCTCTGCTGTTTACACAGATCCAGTCTTTGGACTGCGCATGATCAATCCGCTAGTCTCTAGCTCGTTGCTGCAGGAGCGTATGGCGGGCAGGAAACCTGTGCCCTTCTCCGGCGTTGCGCATCACATCGAGCGGGGTGATTTGGCCAAAGATTGGGTCATTGCTGGCGCTCTGGTTTCCAAAAATCCTGTAAAGAATACCAAGAAGGGTGATCCCTACTCCACCTGGAAACTATCGGATCTGCGGGGAGAGGTTAAAACGATCtcacttttcctttttaaGGAGGCCCACAAATCCCTGTGGAAAACAGCTGAGGGTCTGTGCTTGGCTGTCTTGAATCCAACTATTTTCGAGAAGAGAGCGGGTAGCTCCGATGTGGCCTGCCTATCCATCGATAGCTCCCAGAAAGTCATGATCCTGGGCCAGTCCAAGGATTTGGGCACATGTCGTGCAACCAAGAAAAATGGGGACAAGTGCACTTCGGTTGTTAATCTAACCGATTGTGATTATTGCATTTTCCATGTGAAGCAGGAATACGGCAAGATGTCCCGACGTTCGGAACTGCAATCAGCGACCGCAGGTCGTGGGATCAATGAGCTGAGGAACAAAGTTTTAG GCAAAAACGAGGTATTTTATGGCGGCCAAACCTTTACTGCAGTTCCCGCAAGAAAAAGTGCTAAGTTAATCGCCAAGGAACGCGATCGTCTGAGTATGCTGGCTGGATATGATGTTTCCCCTTTCGCCCATACCGCTAATCACGCTTCAAAGCCCAGAACAGCCGAACCCATTAAAATACCATATGCGGACCGTGGTGGTCCGGTTTCCCGTTTAGCTGGTGGAGTGGAAGCGTCTAGGAAACAAAGAGTCCAAGATCTAGAGCGGTTGCGTCTGCTTAAAGAGGAAAATGAGCGCTTTAAAAATGAAGAGCAGGCTGAGGGCCATGTCTTGGgaagtgaaaaaaaagaatatgAAGCAGCCACGCCCGATGTCAGCATGCCCACTACACCTGTTCcagaaaaattcaaaaaccGCGGCTTCTCCTTTGATGCTAGTTTAACGCCCAAGCTTTCCGGTATCGAAAACTTTTCCTTTGAGATAAATGTTGGATCTCGCCAGGCGAATAATGCCAAGCTGAAAGCAGCCGCCTTGCTGAAGAAAAAGCCACTGGAGAAAATCAATCCCAACTCCACACGAGGTAGTGAGAGTGGAAAGAGACGAGCCATCGATGAACTCAACGAGAAGTTCTCCAGCAGTGCCAAGCGCAAAAAAATGGAAGAGGACGATCGAGAGATGATGCGCAAATCGAGAATCGAGAAAATTATGGCGGCCACCTCATCGCATTCAAATCTCGTGGAGATGCGAGAGCGCGAGGCGCAGGAGGAGTACTTTAACAAGCTTGAACGCAAGGAAGCGATGGAAGAGAAGATGCTGGGAACTTACAAGATGCCATGCAAGGCGGTCATCTGTCAGGTGTGCAAGTACACAGCCTTTTCCGCTTCCGATCGTTGCAAGGAGCAGAAGCACCCCTTGAAGGTGGTCGATGCTGAAAAGCGATTCTTCCAGTGCAAAGACTGCGGAAATCGGACAACCACCGTATTCAAGTTGCCCAAACAGAGCTGTAAGAATTGCAAGGGGTCTCGATGGGAAAGGACGGCCATGATACGGGAGAAAAAGGTACTGACTGGTAGGGAAACTCTATCCGTGAGAGGAGACGAAGAAACCTTTATGGGAAGCCTTGCCGGTAATGCTAATCTCAACCTGCTGGTAGCTGATGATGAGTGA
- the LOC120457702 gene encoding proto-oncogene tyrosine-protein kinase receptor Ret: MASTAIFFVTLLTMITQHNNCAAVDVYFPSTSVKFNLPINEESESIFSKIPLAQFQVLQMENNRLASDFLYSLEENPLLRINSSSGEIYMRTDYRSPNSSATFLVTAFPRDQPDHELLPVSHLSLEVTPQSMEDYCSELEHICFWSSAQYSIAESHGPYRRKDMFEPVLIGALNSRAAKYLCPHVSLEYSLNAGSSHFVLKQNRLYTRQPLDHDELHGLNAKAGQLQARITCTVKLSSRDQRKFSRILDIKLLDRNDNGPKLQESNSKFDFYLEQPYFQADGEAGEKVIYVDKDTLEANNHLVYAVHNDSNSLFRPDCHAYEADHTGRPHTIVSCQLRFSRNGVFRETPYCVSLEARDLTIESRIDAMSATAHVCYHINLSNLHESDQELPQALPLRSRQHQIFESEEFNGDSAGRSLSPPTVDYEKDVSVYRSAVSNFRVVQPDSFLDLMRLRSIRFDIVEDKLGAFGITSTSGIVFVRNPKALEEAPETIYFLNVTWIDQQRLSHVRVINVHLIHGRPENTSCELKIKSRSQTCAQIKNQSQCGRFCGLATGGGTCQWRGSNSAMFGTRYGSCVPESRFCPDHVCDPLEELNPMACPQDCTPAVKIVGPHSSNENKKGIYSASGTCICEDNGKCSCAPLDEEPKMKKPRKRKNETELEPLMGGKATSPNHPLQDPLLLGVLNVAGFECDRSCMFFVITCPLLFVLLLLCLLIAQRKMLQRRLGKQSMTTSSKQTPPESGDGDLALMPLQSGFRFESGDAKWEFPRQKLQLDTVLGEGEFGQVLKGFATEIAGLPGITTVAVKMLKKGANSVEYMALLSEFQLLQEVSHPNVIKLLGACTSSEAPLLIIEYARYGSLRSYLRLSRKIESAGVDFADGVEPVDVKMVLTFAWQICKGMAYLTELKLVHRDLAARNVLLADGKICKISDFGLTRDVYEDDAYLKRSRDRVPVKWMAPESLADHVYTSKSDVWSFGVLCWELITLGASPYPGIAPQNLWSLLKTGYRMSRPENCSEAVFCIVRTCWADEPNGRPSFKFLASEFEKLLGNNAKYIDMETNAVSNPLYCEDDSALITMELGEPESLQHLWSPPKIAYDIHDQGTSYDQSEEEMPVTSTAPPGYDFPRPLIDSTAKEQVLRYENDLRFPLNIRKSSCTPSYSNMTSGSPATSSLPHYSVPVKRGRSYLDMTNNSLIPDNLDSRDFEKHLSKTISFRFSSLLNLKETAEVAPGQQAEDAV; encoded by the exons ATGGCGTCTActgctattttttttgtgactCTGCTCACAATGATAACCCAACATAACAACTGTGCAG CCGTCGATGTTTACTTTCCCAGCACGTCGGTGAAATTCAATCTGCCCATCAATGAGGAATCGGAGAGCATATTCTCCAAGATCCCGCTGGCTCAGTTCCAAGTCCTGCAGATGGAGAACAACCGGTTGGCCAGTGATTTCCTGTATAGCCTGGAGGAGAATCCACTGCTACGGATAAACAGTTCCTCCGGCGAGATTTATATGCGCACAGATTACCGCTCGCCAAACTCAAGTGCCACGTTTTTGGTGACCGCATTTCCTAGGGATCAACCGGATCACGAGTTGCTGCCTGTTTCGCATCTTTCGTTGGAGGTTACACCCCAGTCCATGGAGGATTACTGTTCGGAGTTGGAGCACATTTGCTTCTGGAGCAGTGCTCAGTACAGTATAGCCGAGTCGCACGGTCCATATCGGCGCAAGGATATGTTTGAACCTGTACTTATCGGAGCCCTTAATTCCCGGGCTGCGAAGTATCTGTGTCCTCATGTATCTCTGGAATACTCCCTCAACGCTGGTAGTTcccattttgttttgaaacAAAATCGACTCTACACCCGACAACCCTTGGATCACGATGAGCTTCATGGCCTGAATGCCAAAGCCGGGCAGCTGCAGGCCAGGATTACCTGCACAGTTAAATTGTCCAGCAGGGATCAGAGGAAGTTCTCGCGCATTTTGGATATCAAGTTACTGGATCGCAATGATAATGGACCCAAGTTGCAGGAGAGTAATTCCAAGTTCGATTTCTATCTGGAACAGCCCTACTTTCAGGCG GACGGGGAGGCGGGTGAGAAAGTAATCTACGTGGACAAGGATACACTAGAGGCAAACAATCACCTGGTCTACGCCGTCCACAATGACTCCAATAGTCTGTTTCGGCCCGACTGCCACGCCTACGAAGCTGATCACACAGGCAGACCACATACCATCGTCAGTTGTc AACTGCGATTCTCCCGAAACGGTGTCTTCCGGGAAACCCCCTATTGTGTGTCCTTGGAAGCTCGTGATCTAACAATTGAAAGCCGGATTGATGCCATGTCAGCGACAGCCCATGTTTGCTATCATATTAATCTGAGTAATCTTCACGAATCTGACCAAGAATTACCGCAAGCTCTTCCCCTGCGGTCACGTCAACATCAAATATTCGAGAGCGAAGAATTCAATGGAGATTCTGCGGGCCGATCTCTAAGCCCTCCGACCGTGGATTACGAGAAGGATGTTTCCGTATACAGATCGGCTGTTTCTAATTTTCGAGTTGTCCAGCCTGACAGTTTTCTGGACTTAATGAGGTTACGGTCTATTCGATTCGATATTGTGGAGGATAAACTTGGTGCTTTTGGCATCACCTCAACATCGGGTATTGTCTTTGTGAGAAACCCAAAGGCTTTGGAGGAGGCGCCGGAAACCATCTACTTCTTGAATGTCACCTGGATAGATCAGCAACGACTCTCGCACGTTCGAGTGATCAATGTGCACTTGATTCATGGTAGACCCGAGAATACTAGCTGCGAACTGAAGATCAAGTCCCGATCACAGACCTGTGCCCAGATTAAAAACCAATCGCAATGCGGTCGATTTTGTGGCTTGGCCACAGGGGGAGGAACTTGCCAGTGGAGGGGATCCAATTCAGCCATGTTTGGCACTAGATATGGTTCCTGTGTCCCCGAATCTCGGTTCTGCCCAGATCATGTCTGTGATCCCCTAGAGGAACTGAATCCCATGGCCTGTCCGCAGGATTGCACTCCAGCTGTAAAAATTGTAGGTCCCCATTCGAGTAATGAGAATAAGAAGGGGATCTACAGTGCCTCCGGAACCTGCATCTGCGAGGATAATGGCAAGTGCTCGTGCGCTCCGTTGGACGAGGAACCCAAGATGAAGAAACCACGAAAACGAAAGAACGAAACAGAGTTGGAACCTCTGATGGGCGGAAAAGCTACTTCTCCGAATCACCCACTTCAGGATCCACTGCTCCTAGGTGTTCTAAACGTTGCCGGTTTCGAGTGCGATCGGTCGTGCATGTTTTTCGTGATCACTTGCCCTCTACTGTTCGTTCTTCTGCTCCTCTGTTTGCTGATTGCGCAGAGGAAAATGCTCCAACGTCGCTTGGGCAAACAATCGATGACCACATCCTCGAAACAAACCCCTCCGGAGTCGGGAGACGGAGATCTGGCTTTGATGCCGCTACAGAGTGGTTTCAGGTTCGAAAGTGGTGATGCCAAGTGGGAGTTTCCCAGACAGAAACTGCAACTAGATACGGTTTTGGGTGAGGGTGAATTTGGTCAGGTCTTGAAAGGCTTTGCTACCGAGATCGCTGGCTTGCCGGGAATAACCACGGTGGCCGTAAAGATGCTTAAGAAGGGCGCCAATTCCGTGGAGTATATGGCCTTGCTTTCCGAGTTTCAGCTCCTTCAGGAGGTCTCTCATCCGAATGTGATCAAGCTTTTAGGCGCGTGCACCTCGTCGGAAGCGCCTCTCCTGATCATCGAGTATGCCCGGTATGGTTCGCTGAGGAGCTATCTTCGACTCAGCCGGAAGATCGAGAGTGCAGGCGTGGATTTCGCAGATGGAGTGGAGCCTGTTGATGTTAAGATGGTGCTTACCTTTGCCTGGCAGATTTGCAAGGGTATGGCTTACCTTACTGAATTAAAG TTGGTTCATCGTGATTTGGCTGCTAGAAATGTGCTCCTGGCTGATGGCAAGATATGCAAAATTTCAGATTTCGGACTGACTCGAGATGTTTACGAAGATGATGCCTATTTAAAGAGATCCCGAGACCGTGTGCCCGTCAAG tggATGGCTCCGGAATCTTTAGCGGATCATGTGTATACCAGCAAATCAGATGTGTGGTCCTTTGGCGTTCTCTGCTGGGAGCTGATCACCCTGGGAGCCTCTCCGTACCCTGGCATTGCTCCCCAGAATCTGTGGTCCTTGCTAAAGACGGGCTACCGGATGAGCAGACCAGAAAATTGTTCGGAGGCTGTCTTCTGCATAGTTCGAACCTGCTGGGCAGATGAGCCAAATGGAAGACCCTCCTTCAAGTTCCTGGCTTCGGAGTTTGAAAAGCTATTGGGCAACAATGCCAAGTACATAGATATGGAAACGAATGCCGTTTCGAATCCCCTTTATTGTGAGGATGATTCCGCCTTGATAACCATGGAGTTAGGCGAACCGGAATCGTTGCAGCACCTTTGGTCACCACCCAAAATAGCCTACGACATCCATGACCAGGGCACCAGCTACGATCAGTCAGAGGAAGAGATGCCAGTGACTTCGACGGCTCCACCAGGCTACGATTTCCCACGACCTTTGATTGATTCTACCGCCAAAGAACAGGTTTTGCGATACGAAAACGATTTGCGATTCCCCTTGAATATTCGAAAATCCAGTTGTACTCCAAGCTACAGCAACATGACCAGTGGATCTCCAGCGACCTCCTCATTGCCACATTATTCTGTCCCCGTGAAGAGGGGTCGCTCCTATCTGGATATGACCAACAATAGTCTCATCCCAGACAACCTGGACAGCAGGGACTTTGAAAAACATCTTTCCAAGACCATCTCCTTTCGTTTCTCTAGTTTGCTGAATCTCAAAGAAACTGCGGAGGTGGCTCCAGGACAGCAAGCCGAGGATGCAGTCTAG